The window GCCCTGCACCCACCACGACCACGTCGTAGAACTCCTGCTGCGCCTGGGTCCGCAAACCGACCTTGCTGGCCATCTCGGTCGAAGTGGGCTGCACCAGCGCCGTATTGTCGCCAAACAGGATCACCGGCAGCTTCGTATCGTCGATGCCTTTTTCCTTCAGCAGCGCAAGCGCCTCCGGATGCGTCTCTGGATTCAACCACTGGTAGGGAATTCGGTTCCGCGACAGGAAGTCACGGACGGCATGATCCATCGCCGACCAGCGCACACCAACCACGCGGATGCCCTCGAACGGAGGCCTGTAGCCCTCCTTCCAGCTCCCCAGCAGGTCGTCCAGCACCGGATAGAGCTTTTCCTCAGGCGGGTCCCACGGCTTGTTCAGGTAATAGTGGATCTTGGCCGAATTGATCGCGCGAATCGCGGCTTCGGTATCCGCGTAAGCGGTTAGTAGCACGCGTTTTGCATTGGGATAGATGCAGAGAGCCTGCTGCAGAAAATCCACGCCCGTCATCCCTGGCATACGCTGGTCGGAGAGAAACAGGGCGACAATGTCCTTGCGTTCTTTGAGCTGGCGACAGATATCCAGCGCGGCTCCCCCAGAGGCGGCGCGGACGATCCGGTAGTCCTGACCGTAGTGACGGCGCAGGTCCTGAACCACAGCTTCCAGCACGCTGGTGTCGTCGTCGATCGCTAACAGAATGGGCTTAGGCATATCCCTTTATACTTCGTGACAAGGGTTCGATACACCCCACGTATGATTCGATTGTGTTCCACGCTCGCAAGTTTCAGAAAGTTAATGCGCCCGGTGAAGAGACGCATGCCCCTAAAGTGCTATCAACACAACAATTTGTCCGAATCTTAGACATCGCACCACTCCTGCTGCAATCAACCGATATGGGGATTGTGGGGCAACTTGAGCCCGGCAGGAGACGACGGCACCTATGAATCGAATCATTCTCGCGGATAATCAGGCCATCTTTCGGGCGGGTGCAGCCAGAACCCTGTCACTCGAGGACGATATGCGCATCGTCGCCCAGTGCGAGGACGCGGCCAAGCTCTTCACCGCAATCGACGGACTTCGCGGCTCGGTGATCCTTGTCGCCTCCAGCCTGCGCCTGGACCTCAGAGGCCTGCTGGCACGCACCCAGGCCGCTGGCAGCCGCTCCATTCTGGTTGCGGAAAACGCGGAGCAGGTCCCGGACGATCTCGCTGTGCTCTTCGAAGGAATCCTTCACCGCAACGTGGGTGGCACCGTGCTCATAGATTGCGTTCGTCGCGTCGTCAGCGGACAGCGCTTCGTGCAGCGCGCCAACATCACCACCATGCAAAGCTCCGACAGCGTCGGAACCCGCGTTCGCGACCGCCTCACCCCCAAGGAGATGCAGATCGTCGCTCTCATCGTGCAAGGCTGCAAAAACAAGGACATCGCACAGCAGCTCGGCACCAAGGAGCAGGTGATTAAGAACTATCTGCGAAGCATCTACGACAAGAGCGGCGTCTCCGATCGCCTCGAACTAGCCCTCTTCACGATCCACCACCGCGTTCTAGCCGAGGCCGCAGCCAAAGCCGGAAACCTCATCCAGATGAAAACCGCCTGACAACCGCTGGATAAACAGCAGAAACAGCGTCAAGCTTTGCAAAGCTTAGTTGCCTTTTTCTTGTTCTTCAATTCGCTTTTTGAACTCATCAATATCCAGGCGCGTTTGACTATGAAGCGGCTTGTTCTTAGATACAGACCAGAGGTCATTATTAGCTTGGTCGCGTACAGAGAAAACTACGGGGGTAGGTGATACGTCTATATCGTTACCTGGTGGGGTGGGTCTCCCATTGGTGTTTGCTGTGAACCGAAGGACCAAATCGGCTTCCTTAGCGTCCTTCAGGATTTTGAATCGCCCCCACTTATTGAGTGCATCATAGGCTCGGTCTGCAATCTCTGCGTGCCCCGTTTGATTGTCGATGTACACGGTTTTTGCAGCTATCACGCTGGCCGGGAGCGGAGCCAATTTGTCCTTTGCATGAATCGGGGACACGGCGAGAACGAGGGCAAGTGCTACTGTGCTTGCTGCTTTCATGCGCTGTCTCCTTCAAGAACTAGAACTATAGTCCACAGATCTGCGCAGCACACACTTCAATCACATAGCAGGGGATACCGTCGGGGCCTTCAAGGACCGCGGCGCAGATACCAAACTCGGTTCGGTACACTGCGCCACAGTGCGGACAGCGGGAGTAGTCGCGATCTAACCGGACGTGCTCTCGCGAATGCACTTCCTTCTCACAGGCCGAGGACCCGTCTTTACATGCCCATCTGCTCAGACTGCTTCTCCACAGCAGGACTAGCATGCCCAATCTTCTCCGCGATGCTCTTAGCCTGGGTGAACAGCAGCAGATAGTCCGGTCCACCAGCCTTCGAGTCGGTCCCGCTCATGTTGAAGCCGCCAAAGGGATGCGCCCCAACCATCGCGCCCGTGCACTTACGGTTGAAGTAGAGGTTACCAACATGGAACTCCTCGCGAGCCCGGTCAAGCTTCTCTCGCGAGCTCGAGTAAAGCGCTCCCGTCAGGCCGTACTCGGTGTTATTCGCAATCGCCAGCGCATCGTCGAAGCTCTTCGACTTGATCACCGCCAGCACCGGCCCAAAGATCTCCTCAAGCGCAATCCGCGCCGTAGGAGCCACATCAGCAATCACGGTCGGAGCGATATAGTATCCGCCTGTCGCGTTTTCAATCGCGTGGCCGCCGTTCAACACCGTGCCCTCTTTCTTGCCGATCTCGATGTAGTCAAGCGTCTTCCGGTACGCCTTCTCGCTGATGACAGGCCCGGTGTAGACGTTCTCAGCCGGGTCACCGGTCTTGATCTTCGAGACCTTCTCCCTCAGCTTGTCGCAGAACACATCGTAGATGTCAGCTGCGACGATCGCACGCGAACAAGCTGAGCACTTCTGCCCGTTGAAGCCAAACGCACTCGCCACAACCCCATCCACCGCAGCATCCACATCGCAATCTGCCTCAACGATGATCGAATCCTTCCCGCCCATCTCAAGAATCGTTCGCTTGATGAAGACCTGTCCGGCCTGCGTCTTTGCCGCACGCTCATGAATCTCCAGCCCAACCGCCTTCGAACCGGTAAATGCGATGAACCGTGTCTGCGGATGCGCGACAACCGCGCTGCCAAACTCTGGGCCTTCCCCCGGACACAGGTTCACAACACCATCGGGCAGACCAATCTCTTCGAGCAACTCAAAGAACTTCGCCGCAATCGTCGGGGCATCGACCGACGGCTTCAAAATGACCGTATTTCCTGTCACGATCGAAGCAGCAGTCATCCCTGCCATGATGGCAAAAGGAAAGTTCCAGGGCGGAATCACCGCACCAACGCCCAGCGGAACATACTTCAACTGATTGCGCTCACCCGGAAACTGAATTGGTGTCTTCGCCTCACTCAGCCGCAACGCCTCGCGTCCGTAAAACTCCAGAAAGTCGATGGTCTCGCCCACATCGGCGTCCGCCTCGGCCCAGTTTTTGCCCACCTCAAACGTCAGCCACGCGCAAAACTCGAAGCTGCGCTCCCGAATCAGCTCCGCCGCACGAAACAGCAACCCGGCACGCTCCTCCACCGGCACCTTGCTCCAGGTCAAAAACGCCGTCTGCGCTGCCTGCATCGCCCCCTCGACGTGCTCCGCCCCCGCTCGCTGGTGAATCCCAATCACCTCAGCCGGTCGCGCCGGGTTCGTCGAAATAATCTTTCCAGCCGTCTTCAGGTGCTTGCCGCCGATGACGATGTCATACTCGCGGCCAAGCTCGCTCTCGACCTGCACCAGCGCCGCCTGCATGCGCCGCTTGTTCTCAGCCGTCGTAAAGTCCACAAACGGCTCGTTGGAAAATGGTGTCTTCGGCGCAAACGCCGGGGCGGAGTGGGTAAGGTTCAAAGTAGCCATAACGTGTCGATTCTAGCGGGAGTCTTAGTCTCTCGTCGCTCGTAGGGTAAATAGATCACAGGTGCGCCACCCATTAGATGCTGCGCCCATTTGGTTCGATTGTGCAACGCCCGGCTAAGCACCTTCGGTCAGCTTCTCCGTGGCCTTCGACATCTGCGCCGTCCGCTCCAGCTTGTCCCAGTTGAACGGTTTCCCGTCGATTGCGCGCTTCACCGTCTTCAGCAGCACAACCGAAAACAGCTGCCGATACGTAAACCGCTGTATCCAGATATGAAATAGCAGCCACCCATCACCTTTGCTCGCCGGATGCTTCCGTTCCAGCGCAAACGCCAGCGCCGAAGCCGCAAAATCGATCGCAAGGAACGCCGCGAAGAACGCCAGCAACTTATAAAAACTATCCGTCGACGCCGTCTCTGGATGAAAGTGCTTGTCGATGATGTAATGAATCACTCCGCCAACAAACATCAGGTCAATCAGCGGCGACACCAGCGGCAAAATAATCTGGAAGATCAGAATATTCGGCAGCGCAAACAACCCCATCGCCCGATGTTTGCTGATCGCCCCCTTGTGCTTAAAAATCGCCTGCAGAATTCCAAACGACCACCGGAACCGCTGCCGCATCAGGCCATCCGCGTTCACCGGAGCCTCCGTGAACGCCAGCGCCCGATCCTCATAGATCACGGAATATCCCTGCTCCAGCAGGTTCATCGTTAGGTCTGCATCTTCGGCCACCGTGTTCGAGTGGTACCCCTCCCCAGCCTTCACCGGAGCCGTCCGCCACGCGCCAATCGCCCCGGGAACCACCATCACCACATCGAACAGATCCAGTGCGCGCCGCTCAAAGTTCTGGCTCGTGATGTACTCTAACGCCTGCCACCGCGTCCACAGATTCACGCGATTACCAACCTTCGCATTCCCCGCCACCGCGCCGATCCTCGGATTCGCAAAGTGCGGCACCAGGTTCGCAATCGCATCGTGCGCAATCACCCCATCCGCATCGATGCCGACATAGATCTCCTCGTCGATCCGCTCCAGCGCATAGTTCAGCGCATCGGCCTTGCCTCCATTTGGCTTGCTCATCACCGTCAGTCGACCCGACGCAATATCCGCTGGATACGCGGCCTTCGCCACATCGAACGTGTTATCCGACGATCCATCGTCGATCACGATGATGCGAATGTTCTTATAAGTCGACATCATCACCGAACGAATCGTCCGGACGATCACCTTCTCCTCGTTGTACGCAGGAATCAGCACCGCAACTCTCGGCTGATACTCCGGCGTCGCAAAGTTCTTCCTCTTGCGAAACCGGTCGATGATCGCAAAGATCCCAATGATGATGAGCCGCGCACTCATCAAAATATCGCCGACGAAGAACACGCCCACCACAAAGTAGTGGAAGAAGCTGTAGAAGAAGAACGTGAGCGAGTCAGCTCGCGCCTGCCAGCGTTGATGTGGCGTCAGCGCGGGCATCACCTCGGCCCGTGTCTTGCCCACCAGCTCCGACACCGGAACAATCTCATAGCCCCGCGCCTTCAGTGCCTCAATCAGCACCGGCAGTGCAGCAACCGTCGCCGAGCGATCGCCTCCGCCATCATGCAGTAGAATCACCGAGCCCTTGTTCCAGGGCCGTGTCTTCATATCCTCAATCTGTTGAAAGACGCTGTCAGTAATCTCCTGTGGAGACTTCCGCGGATGCTCATCCCAGTCATTCGTATCGATCTTGTTGCCGATAATGACGTAACCAAGCGCCTGAATCTTCTCCACCGGCGCGGCCTGGTCGTTCGTGTCAGGCTCTTGGTCGATCGAGTACGGCGGCCGGAAATAAAGCGGCTGCACTCCAAGCTTCGATGCAAACAGCCGCTCCGTCAGGTTCAACTCCAGATCCACCTGGCGATTGGAAATTTCGCTGATGTCCGGATGCGACCACGTATGATTTCCAATCTCATGGCCTTCGCGATACACCCGCTGCATCACGCCAACGTAGTCTTCGGCCACCTCGCCGATCATGAAGAACGTGCCCTTCACGTTGTACTTCTTCAGGATGTCGAGAATCTTTGGCGTCCACTCCGGGTCCGGCCCATCGTCAAAGCTCAGCGCAACCTTCTTCTCCTGGTAGCCGTACTGCTCGACGGTATATGAAAGTGGGTAGGAGTCCATCGACTCCTGCGTAATCATCCGATACTCCACCGGTACCGATGCATCATCGTCCATTGTGACGACACGCCTGCCGACCTGGGGCTTGCGCGTAACGCGCAGAATATCTCCCTCGCCCTCCGTATCGACGTCGTACCCAGGATCGACATCAGCCAGATCTTTCACCGGGTCCGACCTCATCGGATAATCCCAGATCTTCCACAGCGAATTATCCTCAGAGCCCAGCCGCCACAGCGCATACGTCTGTATCCCCAACGTACGGGCTGCTCTCATCTGGTTCTGAATCGTGACCGCATCCAGAAACCAGACTGTATGTCGAACACGCGCATCTTCATCGTCGTATGAAAAATGCACATTCAGCGAGTCGTCATCGAGATCAATCTGCGAGTCGGAGTCCGACGCTGCCTGCCACGCCTCCTGCGTCGATAGATCGTGCGACGCCAGTATCTTTTCAGGCGCATCCGGTCTCTTTAAAGCCGTCTTCCGAGCACCTCGCTTCGTCGCAACCTCTGGCGGCGGCAGCGCCGTCGTCCAGTCATAGCCGTAGCTTCCCAGGGAGCAGATCACCTTCTCCTTCGGAACCTTTTTCAAAACATTCTTCAGGTTGTCGAGGAACCAGTCCTGCGACGCAATCGGTCCCGGTTCGCTGTCGGTCTGGTGTTCGTCGTAGTTCATCAGCAGCAAACCGTCGGAGTGGTCCGCCATGAACTTCAAATCCCAATCATCGTCACCAACAGGGGTGTTGACATAAAGGCGCAGATTGCGCGGACGAAAGTCCTCGTACAACGCCGCAATCAGAGCTCTCAGACCGGGTTGCGCATTCGTAGGGATCTCCTCGAGGTCCAGTGACAGCCCACGGTACGTGGGATTTCCCGCAAGAAACGTATGAACCTGTTGGACGAAGTGAGCCCGCGCAGCGTCATTTGTCAGAAAGTCGCCGACCTGCGGCATAAACCGGCCCTTGTTTGGGTCGTAGTTGTTCACCAGCGGAAAGATGTCCAGATTGACGTGGTTGGCAACGACGGTGCGCGCAACCTTGTCCTCACGGTCGACTTTATGAACGCCGTTACGGTCCACAACATCGTAGGGGCGGTTGTCCTGGGTATACGACGTCAGCTTCCCATCCGGCGTAACCACGTGCAGCCACTCCGGAAACAGCAAGTCAACCTGGGCGATGTGCTGCTTCAGCGACGAGTAGCTCGCCGGATCGTCCTCAACGTAGTAGGCAGCACGCAAACCTTCGCCCGAGTTCAACGGAACGTCGCCCGGCTTCACGTCCGTCTTACGGTGTGCCGACCGATGCAGCTTCTGCCCCGGCTTCGACACCGGTGTGGACTGGTTCGCCAGCGTGCGGTAGTTGCGCTTCTGGGCCTGCAGAAACAGCTCCGGCAACGGCTTCATCCGCAGCAAACCGATAACGAACACGCTTCCCAGCACCAGTCCCAACAGGGCGAGTACGTCAAAGATTCGGCGCAGCCGCTTCCAGCGCTTGCGTTGTGGGTCGTAGAAGACTTGTCTGTTCATTGAGAGATACGTGCGACTCTGCGAGCGGGGTCAGTCATCATCGTATGGGGTCGAATGGCCTGAGTCAACGCGTGCACCAAATGCTCCCGAAGGCTCCACAGTATGATGCAAAAGACATGACTCAAGGACGGCTGAAGACAGGTATCTACGCTGCGTTGGCGCTCGTAGCCGGGCTCGCGCTGCGTCTTTGGTACATTGCACGCGCCGGACGCGTCGACGGCGACACCCTGATCTACGGCAACATCGCCAAAAACTGGATGCAACACGGCATATACGGCTTCGCTATATCGGCAAAGGGCTTGCAGCCAACGTTGATCCGTCTTCCTGGTTATCCCATCTTTCTTGCCGCCTGTTTTCGCATCTTTGGCTACGACCACTACGTTGCGGTGATGTACGTTCAGTGCTTCGTCGATCTCTGCACCTGCCTGTTGATCGCCGCCCTGGCGCGGCGGCTCTTCGGGCAGCGGGCTGGCCTCATCGCCCTCTGGCTCTCTGCTCTATGTCCGTACACGGCGACCTATGTGGCGGCTCCACTCACCGAGATTCTGACTCTCTTCACCATAGCTCTCACGTTCTACAGCCTCGAACGTTGGCGTAGCGCCGGACTCGGCTTCAGCCGATGGCTATGGGTAGTAGCCTTCACCATGGCCTACTCGGTCCTCCTGCGGCCGGAGCAGGGAATGCTTCCCGCCGTCGTGGTCCCGGCGATGATCTGGTTGGCCCTGAAGAGTCCGCAGAAGAGTCCCCAGCGTCCTCATCTGCTCCAAAATCTCTGGCCCGTCGCGGTAGCTGCCATCTGTGTCGTTCTGCCGTTACTCCCTTGGGCGGCGAGGAATTGGCACACCTTCCACGTCATCCAGCCGCTGGCACCGCGCTCCGCCTCCGACCCCGGCGAGTTTATTCCCCGCGGTTTTCAGCGTTGGTACCGCACCTGGGCCGTCGACTTCGCCTCGACCGAACAGGTCTATTGGAACTACGACAGCACCGACCTTCGACTCGGCGATCTGCCCACCCGCGCCTTCAACTCTGAGGAGCAGTACGTGGCAACCGCCTCGCTCCTCTCGGACTACAACCAGAAGGACAATGCCACCCGCCCGCTGGACGATCGATTCGAGGCCATCGCCGAGCAGCGCATTCATGCCAACCCAATCCGCTACTACATCGGTCTTCCACTTGCACGTCTGGTCAATATGCTCTTCCGGCCGCGTACCGAGATGATGCAGATCGGCCTCGACTGGTGGAACTGGCACGAATATCGGTCCCAGACACTGCTCGCCTACGGGATGGCCGCACTCAACTTCAGTTATTTTGCCGTGGGAGCCATCGGCCTCTGTCTCTGGTGGCGTGCCGGGTGGGGCGTGCACGGAGCATTAGCAGCGGCGATGACCGCCTTCGTCCTCCTGCGTTGCGCACTTCTCCTGACACTCGACAACTCCGAACCGCGTTACACGCTGGAGTTCTTTCCGCTGCTGTTCGTCTGGGGCAGTTACGTCTTTGGCCGCCGTGCCAGGATCTCAAGCTAGAGCAAGGCCGCAGCTGGCGTACAGTCGCTTCGATTTGTTGTCGTTCCTGAAGGGACTGCGTTTATAGTGCTTACACCAAGGGGAAAGGGCAATAGTCCCTCAAAATCTGTGCAAAAAATAGTTGAAAACAGTGGCGCATTGTTCGCCCGTCCGAAAGAGGCTGTTAAGCAACCACATTCACCACGCAATCCACCACAAACTCACCAGCAAATTACCACGCGAAACACATCGCTTTTCCCAAAACACCCCTCAAAAACGCCCATAAATGAGCATTCCGGCCCGTGTCCACCACGCCAGATTTTTTTGCAGTTTTTGGCAAAATCTAGTGCTGGTCCACCGTCGTTTTGGGATCCGTTTTTATCTGATACGGCTTGGTATCGACGCCCTGGTTGTACTTGATATTCGAATACACCGCCGTCCGGTAATCCTCCGACGGCATATAGAAGCTCTGTTTCAACGAGATACCGCGCACCGCGTCCACCCATATCGTCATATGCGTGCAGTTATTGCGAATCGCCGGATCTTTCGGGACCAAATCCAACTTGACCGTCTCGACACCGTTGATCGTCTCTTCGCCTAAGTCCGAGATATTCCAGGACTTAGCCAGATCTTTGCCGCTTCCGCCAAAGCCGAGCGTCAGAAAACTCTCCATCTGCGCCTGGTTTCCCTTCGAAGTGACTACCGTCAGATGGTCAGTCCCAGGATCGTAAAGCCGCAGCACTCCATCGCGATACTCAAGAATTCTCGTGGTAGGCGAGATGATCTTCGCCCCCATCACCGTCTTCGCCCCGTCTTTCTTGAAGTAAATCGTGCCGTTCTGTGACGTAGTCTGCTTCACAACTTTCTCGTAGAGATCCCACTGGAAGGTCGCCTCAGCAACCTGAAACTTGAGGCTCGCCGCGTCCATCTTGCGAAGAACTTCGTCCAAATGGCCTGGCTTAGGCTGCGCCACAGCCGAGGCGAACGAAAGGCCCAAAAAGGCGGCGGAGACCAGAAACAACGATGTAATGCGACGGATGCTGCTCATAAGTCAATGACTCCCGATGATTCGATGCTGCACGCGCAAACCAGGGCTAACGTAATACCCAGGCGTTGTACGCGATCACCCTGCCTTGCACATCGCGGACAGGCTCGTAACGCTCCAGAGACACTTCACCGGAAACTGGCTCGATGACGCGAAGAATGGCGGCGCGGCGCTCAGCGTCCGTGGCTGCGCCATTCATGTCATCAGCGCGCACCTGGTAGATGAAGCGGCTGCTTCCACCCGATGTACCCGCCTCACGCACTAGAACCTCGCTGGCGTGAAGTGCTACCGTTTCGACTGGTTTGTCCTTGAAATCGATGAAATGAGGCGAGACAAACATGAAGATGAGGATCGCCGTCACCATGACGTCGTAGTGGAAGCTGCCTCGCTCGTAGGCCCAAAAGATGTAATTGCGGATTAGTTTGAACATGTCTTAACTCCGGCCTTGCTGCCTGCCAATGACGGTCTCACCGTTCATATAAGGCACCAAGGCGTCTGGAACTTTGATTGTGCCATCGGCCTGCTGGTAGTTCTCCAGAATTGCGAGATACGTACGGCCTACCGCGAGCCCGCTGCCGTTGAGTGTATGCAGAAACTCGCTTTTCTTTGCTCCTGCAGGTCGATAGCGGATGTTCGCCCTGCGTGCCTGGAACGCTTCAAAGTTCGAGCAGGAGGAGATCTCACGATAGAGCTGCTGGCCTGGAAGCCAAACCTCCAGATCATAGGTCTTTGCGGAAGCAAAACCCATATCGCCAGTGCAGAGAAGCATACGCCGATAGGGAAGTCCAAGACGTTCCAGCACTGTTTCGGCATTGCGAGTCAGCTGCTCGTGCTCGGCTTCAGAATCCTCCGGACGAACAAACTTCACCAACTCGACCTTCTGGAACTGGTGCTGGCGAATCATTCCGCGCACGTCTTTGCCGTAAGAACCGGCCTCGGAGCGAAAGCAAGGGGTGTAGGCGCAAAAGGAGGTCGGAAGCTGCGATTCTTCAAGCGTTTCATCGCGAAACAGATTGGTGACGGGCACTTCGGCTGTCGGGATAAGCCAGTGGTCACTCTCCTGGTAAACGCCAGGCTGGTAGTTTCCCTTGTCATCGCAATGAAAGAGGTCCTCTGCGAACTTGGGTAGCTGGCCAGTGCCGAAGAGCGACTTCGAGTTGACCATGAAAGGCGGCAGAACTTCGGTATAACCATGCTCGTAGGTGTGCAGATCAATCATGAAGTTCGCAAGCGCTCGTTCCAGCCTTGCACCTTGGCCAAAGTGGACGACAAAACGTGAGCCGGAGATCTTTGCCGCACGGTTGAAGTCCAGAATGCCCAGAGCTTCACCGAGTTCCCAGTGCGGTTTAGCAGGGAAGTCGAAGTTCGGTTGTTCTCCCCAGACCTTGTCTTCGCGATTACCGTGCTCGTCCTTCCCAACCGGTACGGAGGCTAGCGGAAGGTTGGGGAGTGCCTGGAGAATCTCCTTCAGCCTCTCGTCGGCAAGCGCAGCCGCAGCTTCAAGAGACTCAACCTGAGATTTCAAGGCCTTTGTCTCCTCCGTCGGAACGGTAGCGTCCTTACCTTCGCGCCTTAGCTTGGAGATCTCTTCCGTCAATCTGTTTCTCTGGGCTTTGAGTGTCTCCAACTGGGTGATGGCCTCGCGTCGTTCCTGGTCGACGTTGGCAAAACCACCAAGAGCTTCAGCGGGATCCATTCCCCGTGTGCGCAATTTTTCTTCAACAAGGGCCAGGTTGGCCCGTACAAATGCCAAATCGATCATCACAAGCATTTTAGCGTCTTCCCAGCAGAATGCGGATATCGGGACTGATCCAATCACCTCAGCAGACGCAAGAAGGAGTGCTGTTGCACTTGTCGCCGTATTTTTCGTGCATAATTCACCCACCCTGCTAGTGCAGGCGGCCATGGTTTGAATGAGCAACTACATTGAGTCGCCAAGGAACGAGGCGCAATTTGCGAACCGCTACACTTATATAAAGTATGGAAATGGGATCAGGACAGTGAGCGCCACTGCGCGGAGCAAAGGCCCCGATATGCGGGCGACCGTAGCAGGAGTTGAGTTCGCCTCGCCGGTGATTGCGGCGAGCGGAACCTTCGGTTATGGGCTTGAATTTGAGGATATCGTTTCGTTAGTACGCATCGGCGGTTTTGTCACCAAAGGGCTCTCGCGCGAGCCGATGGCAGGCAATCCTGCTCCGCGGATAATTGAAACTTCCGCAGGTATGATGAACGCCATTGGTCTGCAGAATATGGGCGTGCGGGCATTCATCGCGGAGAAGCTCCCCAAGCTGCGAAGAACCCCGGGAGCTGTTGTTATCGCAAATGTCTTTGGTTTTACGATTGACGATTGTATTGAAGTTATTCGCGCACTCAACGACGCTCCAGGCGTTGCCATGTACGAACTCAACGCAAGTTGCCCAAATACGAGTCATGGTGGGATGGTCTTTGGGACCGATCCTCCGCAGCTTTGGGAGCTGGTAGCGAGGTGCAAGGCAGTCGCCCAACGGCCCTTGATGGTCAAACTCTCTCCAAACGTCACGGATATCGGCTTGATGGCTCGTGTTGCAGCGGACGGAGGCGCCGATGCCGTCTCGCTGGTCAATACCTTCGTCTCGTTAGCAATCGATGTCGAGACGCGCCGCCCACGGATCGCCAACATCACCGGAGGGCTATCCGGGCCTGCGATCAAGCCGATTGCCGTGCGGATGGTGCATGAAGTCTCGAAAAATGTGACGATCCCAATCGTTGGTATGGGAGGAATCGTCCGTGCCGAGGATGCCGTTGAGTTTATGATGGCGGGCGCTACGGCTGTACAGGTAGGAACCGCCAGTTATGCTGATCCAAGAGCAGTCGAGAACATCGCCGAAGGGCTGAAGCGTTGGTGCGTCACCCATGATGTAGCTCGAGTCAGCTCTCTTACAGGGTCGGCCATTCTCTAAGAGCCGTGACGTCGGGTCTCTCGACTGGCTTAGAATAAGCAAGTGATGATTGAACACCGTACTGACTCTTCAGCCCCTGCCACCGATCTTCGCCCTATCCGCCGCGCATTGCTTTCCGTTACCGATAAGACAGGCTTGGTCGAGTTTGCCCGCGTCCTGAGCTCCTACGGAGTAGATCTGGTTTCAACCGGAGGAACTGCCCGCGCGTTGCGAGAGGCCGGTCTTCCGGTACGCGATATCAGCGACCTGACGGGGTTCCCCGAGATGCTCGATGGTCGTGTAAAGACCCTCCATCCAAAGGTTCACGGCGGTATTCTGCACATTCGCAATAACGCGGAGCACGTAGCTTCGGTCGCGGAACACGAGATCGAGTCCATCGATATGGTCGTTGTGAACCTGTACGCGTTTGAGAAAACGTCGCAGCGACCCGGCGTAGCATTTGCGGATGTCATCGAGAATATTGATATTGGCGGTCCCTCTATGGTGCGTTCGGCAGCCAAGAACTTCGCGGACG is drawn from Edaphobacter lichenicola and contains these coding sequences:
- the pruA gene encoding L-glutamate gamma-semialdehyde dehydrogenase translates to MATLNLTHSAPAFAPKTPFSNEPFVDFTTAENKRRMQAALVQVESELGREYDIVIGGKHLKTAGKIISTNPARPAEVIGIHQRAGAEHVEGAMQAAQTAFLTWSKVPVEERAGLLFRAAELIRERSFEFCAWLTFEVGKNWAEADADVGETIDFLEFYGREALRLSEAKTPIQFPGERNQLKYVPLGVGAVIPPWNFPFAIMAGMTAASIVTGNTVILKPSVDAPTIAAKFFELLEEIGLPDGVVNLCPGEGPEFGSAVVAHPQTRFIAFTGSKAVGLEIHERAAKTQAGQVFIKRTILEMGGKDSIIVEADCDVDAAVDGVVASAFGFNGQKCSACSRAIVAADIYDVFCDKLREKVSKIKTGDPAENVYTGPVISEKAYRKTLDYIEIGKKEGTVLNGGHAIENATGGYYIAPTVIADVAPTARIALEEIFGPVLAVIKSKSFDDALAIANNTEYGLTGALYSSSREKLDRAREEFHVGNLYFNRKCTGAMVGAHPFGGFNMSGTDSKAGGPDYLLLFTQAKSIAEKIGHASPAVEKQSEQMGM
- a CDS encoding polysaccharide deacetylase family protein; translated protein: MNRQVFYDPQRKRWKRLRRIFDVLALLGLVLGSVFVIGLLRMKPLPELFLQAQKRNYRTLANQSTPVSKPGQKLHRSAHRKTDVKPGDVPLNSGEGLRAAYYVEDDPASYSSLKQHIAQVDLLFPEWLHVVTPDGKLTSYTQDNRPYDVVDRNGVHKVDREDKVARTVVANHVNLDIFPLVNNYDPNKGRFMPQVGDFLTNDAARAHFVQQVHTFLAGNPTYRGLSLDLEEIPTNAQPGLRALIAALYEDFRPRNLRLYVNTPVGDDDWDLKFMADHSDGLLLMNYDEHQTDSEPGPIASQDWFLDNLKNVLKKVPKEKVICSLGSYGYDWTTALPPPEVATKRGARKTALKRPDAPEKILASHDLSTQEAWQAASDSDSQIDLDDDSLNVHFSYDDEDARVRHTVWFLDAVTIQNQMRAARTLGIQTYALWRLGSEDNSLWKIWDYPMRSDPVKDLADVDPGYDVDTEGEGDILRVTRKPQVGRRVVTMDDDASVPVEYRMITQESMDSYPLSYTVEQYGYQEKKVALSFDDGPDPEWTPKILDILKKYNVKGTFFMIGEVAEDYVGVMQRVYREGHEIGNHTWSHPDISEISNRQVDLELNLTERLFASKLGVQPLYFRPPYSIDQEPDTNDQAAPVEKIQALGYVIIGNKIDTNDWDEHPRKSPQEITDSVFQQIEDMKTRPWNKGSVILLHDGGGDRSATVAALPVLIEALKARGYEIVPVSELVGKTRAEVMPALTPHQRWQARADSLTFFFYSFFHYFVVGVFFVGDILMSARLIIIGIFAIIDRFRKRKNFATPEYQPRVAVLIPAYNEEKVIVRTIRSVMMSTYKNIRIIVIDDGSSDNTFDVAKAAYPADIASGRLTVMSKPNGGKADALNYALERIDEEIYVGIDADGVIAHDAIANLVPHFANPRIGAVAGNAKVGNRVNLWTRWQALEYITSQNFERRALDLFDVVMVVPGAIGAWRTAPVKAGEGYHSNTVAEDADLTMNLLEQGYSVIYEDRALAFTEAPVNADGLMRQRFRWSFGILQAIFKHKGAISKHRAMGLFALPNILIFQIILPLVSPLIDLMFVGGVIHYIIDKHFHPETASTDSFYKLLAFFAAFLAIDFAASALAFALERKHPASKGDGWLLFHIWIQRFTYRQLFSVVLLKTVKRAIDGKPFNWDKLERTAQMSKATEKLTEGA
- a CDS encoding response regulator transcription factor, translating into MNRIILADNQAIFRAGAARTLSLEDDMRIVAQCEDAAKLFTAIDGLRGSVILVASSLRLDLRGLLARTQAAGSRSILVAENAEQVPDDLAVLFEGILHRNVGGTVLIDCVRRVVSGQRFVQRANITTMQSSDSVGTRVRDRLTPKEMQIVALIVQGCKNKDIAQQLGTKEQVIKNYLRSIYDKSGVSDRLELALFTIHHRVLAEAAAKAGNLIQMKTA